A genomic segment from Nymphalis io chromosome 15, ilAglIoxx1.1, whole genome shotgun sequence encodes:
- the LOC126773776 gene encoding uncharacterized protein LOC126773776 — protein MSFELGEPKQADESLYFERKAPADRTEEYPNEMVAHKDLFETISEAHYLPELGGPHDETLLESLVEKGCEDNQILGQALDKLAHLVHGSGEYTEEEEHMLLSNEPVSDIINRLEQTLESPGQSSITAAQGLLHLHHIGDHLAQADHRQAVEPAYMTQQVFDPENTDSAMEALETNSEMQNVNKMNHINYDDSTDKRLESEVEGNDTEYTEHMPGSHETFSDDKTYEENQMHSLPDQSEINMSSETPNEDPSMDCIQHLEHVHAQEDEHTDTLQEEDVKQEMPALPEHDDVDFIKEDHDESMVNEEMVPTDLSIKNMNKATNPHIHASDMETSNLEDNLSVKSDEQPKDLTVHRRLPTPHASPRRTDIPRAPSRESDAMQSPQPSGIPAVPSSPEIFTMPMTKSKQTLFLETLLSSPSPKMYTSEVTITKQQCEPLNLGKHRKSASPTVSSCSDEMRKLNKEFGEPQEKKLRRESSEDLAKISKVFNKCSDEQLSKKSDKHVNKPSDDMTPLQQLHILKSNPEHNLPDPILVPKNKLNKILASPGTEIPALLIQRPELRLPEAFSYPAVLQDPDIIVISLAQLENIIINDEKNLISRKEKETKSSSSSKSSTNTDQASTPQPDQPRPIPSINAGEIDAATSAAINQMLWLPYINQLEAMAACSQNVDFLKAFNSSGYSGSNYPDFSQMFNTSSRFMGQGGFPMMPPMDYDNRLQFAMWQEAMSHANASTSQRPKSGSVTDQMKEVPKSSDVQNPYVHSTKNHQSKTHSSARTSPIAHNYNNQRSVTHNPFLQSMYPGMNSNIRPNMPLPGLQIPYFNPQMMGNQRSPRTQQQKSPSSPYYPNNNYLQSGKQSESQSQQRSSTSQESPRPRISVKSLHNLLEPSAAAASGVASTRRTSTTPTSAMGRRRDEPEVGSTTPLGEPPPHMPPHPHDPSSFHLWHPLFGNQKSYNSPWSWTTVTATGD, from the coding sequence ATGTCTTTCGAACTCGGAGAGCCCAAGCAAGCGGACGAGTCGTTGTACTTTGAACGGAAAGCGCCCGCGGACCGTACGGAGGAGTATCCGAATGAAATGGTTGCGCATAAAGATCTATTTGAGACTATAAGTGAAGCTCATTATCTACCGGAGCTCGGAGGCCCACATGACGAGACATTGCTAGAATCCTTAGTAGAAAAAGGTTGCGAGGATAACCAAATACTCGGTCAGGCGCTTGATAAACTTGCACATTTAGTACATGGATCTGGCGAATATACAGAAGAGGAAGAGCATATGCTTTTGAGTAATGAGCCAGTTTCTGATATTATCAACAGATTAGAACAAACGCTTGAATCACCGGGACAAAGCAGTATCACAGCAGCGCAAGGTCTGCTTCACTTACATCACATAGGAGACCACCTTGCCCAAGCAGATCACAGACAAGCCGTTGAGCCTGCCTATATGACACAACAAGTGTTTGACCCTGAGAATACTGATAGTGCAATGGAAGCCTTAGAAACTAATTCTGAAATGCAGAACGTTAATAAAATGAACCATATAAACTACGATGATAGTACCGATAAGAGACTAGAAAGTGAAGTCGAAGGTAATGACACAGAGTATACAGAACATATGCCCGGGTCACATGAAACTTTTTCTGATGACAAAACGTACGAAGAGAATCAAATGCATTCGTTGCCTGATCAGAGTGAAATTAATATGTCCAGTGAAACTCCTAATGAAGATCCCTCTATGGACTGCATCCAACATTTGGAACATGTACACGCTCAAGAGGATGAACACACAGATACATTGCAAGAAGAAGATGTCAAACAGGAGATGCCAGCACTACCTGAACACGAtgatgttgattttattaaagaagATCATGACGAATCGATGGTGAACGAAGAAATGGTCCCTACAGATTTaagcataaaaaatatgaataaagctACAAACCCACATATACACGCTAGTGACATGGAAACGTCAAACCTTGAAGATAACCTATCGGTTAAAAGCGACGAGCAGCCTAAAGATCTAACTGTACATAGACGGCTGCCTACTCCGCATGCGTCGCCTCGAAGGACAGATATACCTCGAGCACCATCAAGGGAGTCTGATGCAATGCAATCGCCACAGCCTAGCGGAATCCCAGCAGTTCCATCATCACcagaaatatttacaatgccaatgacaaAAAGTAAACAAACTTTGTTTTTAGAAACTCTTCTTTCGTCCCCATCTCCTAAAATGTATACATCGGAAGTCACGATAACTAAACAGCAATGTGAACCTCTGAATTTGGGTAAACACAGAAAATCAGCCAGTCCGACCGTATCTAGTTGTTCTGATGAAATGAGGAAACTTAACAAAGAATTTGGTGAACCCCAAGAAAAGAAATTGCGACGCGAGTCATCAGAAGACTTGGCAAAAATTAGCAAAGTTTTTAATAAGTGTAGTGATGAACAACTTTCAAAGAAATCCGATAAACATGTTAATAAACCCAGTGACGATATGACCCCATTAcaacaattacatattttaaaatcaaacccAGAACATAATTTACCAGATCCAATATTAGTTcctaagaataaattaaataaaattctcgCGTCACCCGGCACAGAAATTCCAGCTTTACTAATACAAAGACCGGAATTGAGACTCCCAGAAGCCTTTTCATACCCGGCTGTGTTACAAGATCCTGATATTATTGTCATATCATTAGCGCAACtagaaaacattataataaatgatgaaaaaaaCCTTATATCGAGGAAAGAAAAGGAAACAAAATCAAGTTCGTCGTCCAAGAGTTCCACAAATACAGACCAAGCAAGCACCCCCCAACCGGATCAACCTAGGCCAATACCTTCGATAAACGCTGGCGAAATCGATGCAGCGACATCTGCTGCCATAAATCAAATGCTGTGGTTACCGTATATTAATCAGTTAGAAGCGATGGCGGCATGTTCACAAAACGTGGATTTCTTAAAAGCCTTTAATTCATCCGGTTACTCAGGTTCTAATTATCCGGACTTCTCACAAATGTTTAACACATCGTCACGTTTCATGGGTCAAGGAGGTTTCCCTATGATGCCCCCGATGGATTACGACAACCGTCTCCAATTCGCAATGTGGCAAGAAGCTATGTCACACGCGAACGCTTCAACATCGCAGAGGCCTAAGTCGGGATCCGTGACAGACCAGATGAAAGAAGTACCAAAGTCGAGTGACGTTCAAAACCCTTATGTACACTCGACTAAAAACCATCAAAGCAAAACTCATTCGTCAGCAAGAACGAGTCCGATCGCGCATAATTATAACAATCAGCGGTCGGTGACGCACAATCCCTTTTTACAGAGTATGTATCCTGGCATGAATTCTAATATCAGGCCGAATATGCCTTTGCCGGGGTTGCAAATACCTTACTTTAACCCTCAAATGATGGGGAATCAAAGATCACCGCGAACGCAGCAACAAAAGAGCCCTAGTTCACCATATTATCCCAACAATAACTATCTGCAATCGGGGAAACAATCTGAATCGCAAAGTCAACAAAGGAGCTCGACATCGCAGGAATCTCCACGACCCAGGATTAGTGTTAAATCGCTACACAATTTGCTGGAGCCATCCGCAGCAGCAGCTTCGGGAGTGGCTTCTACGAGACGCACGTCAACGACGCCTACATCCGCCATGGGTCGAAGGCGAGATGAGCCGGAGGTTGGAAGCACCACACCACTAGGAGAGCCGCCACCGCATATGCCGCCTCACCCGCACGACCCATCGTCGTTCCACCTATGGCACCCATTGTTTGGCAA
- the LOC126773855 gene encoding uncharacterized protein LOC126773855 isoform X2, producing MSRYLFKMKNMNIIFGTLIYVLFSNGAVCKTCNFNVKIKQMLHNEGFHRNLSYYIDFASDDEEENWIYENCAVGLEQVLPAGVYASQDEIKDNGSKDLLHTIFQTPVNIELPANNASPIRFQLFSVVKDSRTHIHIPIHARYHRAKKGGGTVRNIIPPPALFLMCPDKNLNACEFPAIPPENNFCKKDITSRELCPWKEIPAVMVTDTLFLDVPIGNIDHYYMVAWGTTVVIVVGDRYAVLGNTDR from the exons ATGTCtcgttatttattcaaaatgaaaaaCATGAACATTATATTTGGGacacttatatatgtattattttcaaacGGAGCGGTGTGTAAAACTtgcaattttaatgttaaaatcaaACAAATGCTTCACAATGAAGGTTTTCACAG gaATCTAAGCTATTATATAGATTTTGCAAGTGACGATGAAGAGGAAAATTGGATTTATGAAAACTGTGCGGTAGGATTGGAGCAAGTACTCCCAGCAGGAGTGTATGCAAGTCAAGATGAAATTAAAGATAACGGATCAAAGGATTTG TTACATACAATCTTTCAAACACCAGTCAATATAGAACTACCCGCCAATAATGCTAGTCCTATACGATTTCAACTATTTAGTGTAGTAAAGGATAGCAGAACACATATACACATTCCAATACATGCAAGATATCATCGCGCCAAGAAAGGAGGCGG aacagtaagaaatataattccTCCACCTGCATTGTTCTTAATGTGCCCAGACAAAAATCTTAATGCTTGTGAATTCCCTGCCATCCCACCGGAGAATAATTTCTGCAAAAAAGATATTACATCAAGAGAATTGTGCCCGTGGAAAGAAATACCAGCTGTAAtg GTCACCGATACGCTGTTCTTGGACGTACCGATCGGTAATATCGACCACTATTATATGGTCGCGTGGGGCACCACCGTAGTCATAGTAGTCG gTGACCGATATGCTGTTTTGGGAAATACCGATCGATAA
- the LOC126773855 gene encoding phosphatidylinositol-glycan biosynthesis class X protein-like isoform X1 → MSRYLFKMKNMNIIFGTLIYVLFSNGAVCKTCNFNVKIKQMLHNEGFHRNLSYYIDFASDDEEENWIYENCAVGLEQVLPAGVYASQDEIKDNGSKDLLHTIFQTPVNIELPANNASPIRFQLFSVVKDSRTHIHIPIHARYHRAKKGGGTVRNIIPPPALFLMCPDKNLNACEFPAIPPENNFCKKDITSRELCPWKEIPAVMVTDTLFLDVPIGNIDHYYMVAWGTTVVIVVGSLYLLKTIHRYKVDTEKKIRKKQKT, encoded by the exons ATGTCtcgttatttattcaaaatgaaaaaCATGAACATTATATTTGGGacacttatatatgtattattttcaaacGGAGCGGTGTGTAAAACTtgcaattttaatgttaaaatcaaACAAATGCTTCACAATGAAGGTTTTCACAG gaATCTAAGCTATTATATAGATTTTGCAAGTGACGATGAAGAGGAAAATTGGATTTATGAAAACTGTGCGGTAGGATTGGAGCAAGTACTCCCAGCAGGAGTGTATGCAAGTCAAGATGAAATTAAAGATAACGGATCAAAGGATTTG TTACATACAATCTTTCAAACACCAGTCAATATAGAACTACCCGCCAATAATGCTAGTCCTATACGATTTCAACTATTTAGTGTAGTAAAGGATAGCAGAACACATATACACATTCCAATACATGCAAGATATCATCGCGCCAAGAAAGGAGGCGG aacagtaagaaatataattccTCCACCTGCATTGTTCTTAATGTGCCCAGACAAAAATCTTAATGCTTGTGAATTCCCTGCCATCCCACCGGAGAATAATTTCTGCAAAAAAGATATTACATCAAGAGAATTGTGCCCGTGGAAAGAAATACCAGCTGTAAtg GTCACCGATACGCTGTTCTTGGACGTACCGATCGGTAATATCGACCACTATTATATGGTCGCGTGGGGCACCACCGTAGTCATAGTAGTCGGTTcgttatatcttttaaaaactaTACATAGATATAAGGTAGATACAGAAAAAAAGATAAGGAAAAAACAGAAGACAtag